The nucleotide sequence GTGCATAGCGGCGGAAGAGGTGCGCCAGCGCTTCCGCGTCGTTGTTATAAATATTCTCAACTAAGAGCTCGTCGGACCATGCCGGGCGAGATTCAAGAGGGTTCGGAGTCGCCTTTGCACGACCCATTTCTTGCCCTAGTTGTTCAACGGGTTGTTTGATTTCCAGTCCGTCAGGAGCCACATGGCTCTCTTCGAGCCCGTTCGCACGTGTCGAGATTCTCCCTCGTAGATCTCTAGGAAAATAGCGAGCAGCTGATGAACTCATTCTGCCTCCGGCTGCTGCTCTGAGTCACAAATGTCGGTAACCACCCGTTGGCCTATTACCGACAACGGAGGACGATGTTCTCTCAGATGGCCAAACGTCGAAACCAATTTCAACCTCGCTCAGGTGTGGAGAAGGCGTTTGGGGAGGTCATGAAAACAACACGCGAAGAGCTCGGTCTGTCACAAATGGGACTGCACGTAAGAACCGGACTGGATCGCACTTTCATTAGTGATCTCGAACGTGGAGTGCAATGCCCGAGTCTGCGAACAATCTTTCGGGTAGCCAAGGGTCTCAACATCACTCCAAACAACCTGATCCGACGAACCGCCGAGTCTCCGTATTTCGTCTTCCCTTCTGAGGACGAGTGAACGTAGGTTGTTGCCGACAATAACGCTAATAGCTGGCGTAGTCAAGACACTTATAGGCCATTGGCTTGTGTTCCACCGCTCGGATCGTCTGTAACGTGAGGAACGTACTATGGATGGGCAGGCACTTTTCGGAAGCAGAATACGTTCCCTCCGGGAAGCGGCCGATGTTTCGCGAGAACGTGCGGCGGAGCATGCCGACATCAATGCCAACTATTTAGGCGAGATCGAACGGGGGGAGAAGTGGCCGTCCATCGAGGTCATCCAGCGTTTAGCCGGAGTTCTCAGCGTGTCACCATCTGCTTTTTTCGAGTTCGAAGGGGAAGAAAAAGACGCAGACGCGCTTCGATCTAACCTTCATAAAATGCTTGCGCGGCGGGATATCGAACAGCTTCAGCAGGCAATGCGCGTATTGCGAGCGTTATTTCAACTCTGACCGAATTTCAGACTAGCTTCTTTAGTTCGCCTATCAACTGTGACGCCAAGTCAATCGCATGACCTACAGCTTCTTCCATCTGCTGGCCGATGGCATAAGTTTGGTCCCCAGATCTGCTGATGTAATCCTGATCCACCATACCCTCGCAGTGGGCCAACAAATGACGCTGCTGAAACAACCGCGACAGATCCGCAATATCCGAGGCGCTTAACAAATCATCGTACCCCTTGCTAACGGCCTGGCGCCACAGCGTGGATCCCTCGGAAAGACTCTGAAAGGCATTCCCTTTCCGGGGAATGCTGGCCCCACCGCGAAGCCGCTCAAAGAGGCCCACGTTTCGTGCAGCTCACATCTTGCACACGAGGAAGCGAAAAGGCAATCGGAGCGATACCTTTCGACTAACCGACAGTCAGTCGGCTGTTCGATGCGCTGCGTCAATGGAAGTCCGCACTTTGAGCACTAATAGCACGAATTGCATCAAATGGATTGCCAGGTAAAACGACACTGAAGAGGCTTTTCAGGGATTCTTGATACCTGCAAATCGCCAAATTGCCTGTTGGTTGTTTTCGATCTGCAACTGCGCATCCTCTGGCGAAATTCGCCAAATCTTCCCGAGCATACCTATCGCTTGCTGAACGGCCGCTGGCGTGAGAACCTGATCATTCACCTTGCCAAAAGGTCCGTCGGTTTCCAGTAATATTCGGTCTCGTGGCATCGAGCTAACGCGTTGGATACCCACAGGTGTTAGAAACATCTGCGGCCCCACGGAGAACCAGCAGTCCAGCCGTTTTGCGAATTCGAGTTCGGACTTGGAACCGGTAAACCAATGGAGAATAGGAAGGCCACAGTCGCGACGCTCCTCTATGCAGGCTAATACTTCAGTCACCGCTCGTCTGCTGTGAATGGTTAGAACCTTGCCGCCGGCTCTTTCGCAAGAATAAAGAATTTGCCTGAAGATTTTCTGTTGGAGGCCTATATGCTTGCGAAGCTGAGGTGAGCCGTCCAACCCAACTTCGCCAATGAATGCAGTACCACCGACGACGCTCTCTAGCAATGGCAGCTCGTGAGCGCGTGACTGTACGAGCTCGGGATGGAGACCGACCGCAACGTGAATGTTGGGAAAG is from Acidobacteriota bacterium and encodes:
- a CDS encoding TatD family hydrolase; protein product: MIADMHCHLDLYPDYVRVAQDARTQGIWVLAVTTTPKAWHGTRERLNSFPNIHVAVGLHPELVQSRAHELPLLESVVGGTAFIGEVGLDGSPQLRKHIGLQQKIFRQILYSCERAGGKVLTIHSRRAVTEVLACIEERRDCGLPILHWFTGSKSELEFAKRLDCWFSVGPQMFLTPVGIQRVSSMPRDRILLETDGPFGKVNDQVLTPAAVQQAIGMLGKIWRISPEDAQLQIENNQQAIWRFAGIKNP
- a CDS encoding helix-turn-helix transcriptional regulator: MAKRRNQFQPRSGVEKAFGEVMKTTREELGLSQMGLHVRTGLDRTFISDLERGVQCPSLRTIFRVAKGLNITPNNLIRRTAESPYFVFPSEDE
- a CDS encoding helix-turn-helix transcriptional regulator, which translates into the protein MDGQALFGSRIRSLREAADVSRERAAEHADINANYLGEIERGEKWPSIEVIQRLAGVLSVSPSAFFEFEGEEKDADALRSNLHKMLARRDIEQLQQAMRVLRALFQL